Proteins encoded within one genomic window of Aquamicrobium lusatiense:
- the dsbD gene encoding protein-disulfide reductase DsbD: MRILITALATLLFLAGLFPAAAQQLDLLQADEAFRLKALPSADGGVSFEWKIADGYYLYRDHIEAKAANGDAPVTLNTVEGTKEDDPNFGISEVYYSEAKAHIAPGSASEILLTYQGCKKDSICYPPETRKVNLDTLEITAAASGFGLFAEMPQSGPASDKPAEASAGGFKVSQEAASGGMIASLLKDGGALWVVGSFLVFGLLLAFTPCVLPMYPILSATLARSGETLTPRRGFALSLTYVVAMAAAFGLLGIAAAWSGQNLQIVLQSPYAVGTVAVIFFILALSMFGLFEIQLPSAWVNRMAGAGSSRRGSLGGAAAIGFTSALIVGPCVTAPLAAALLYIAQTGDAVLGAAALFALGLGQGLPLIAFGTFGSRALPKTGGWMEYVKYVFGFVLLGMAIWMASRLLAAPLTLALWAALAMTAAVFIGAFDTLGNEATAVRRLRKGAGMAVALYALILGLGAASGGGDPARPLAHFGIAQQAAATTAPEFANISSAPELHSVLATAASEKLPTLVYFTADWCVTCAGIERDVLPAPEVTNNLSDFRRIKVDLSKLDDDNQSLMRDLAVIGPPTMIFFGTDNAEIDGTRLVGEIDVKSLVASAARSGEQGLTQ, encoded by the coding sequence TTGAGAATACTGATTACCGCCCTTGCGACCCTGCTTTTCCTTGCCGGCCTTTTTCCGGCTGCCGCCCAGCAATTAGACCTGTTGCAGGCCGACGAGGCATTTCGCCTCAAAGCCCTCCCCTCCGCGGACGGTGGCGTAAGCTTCGAGTGGAAGATCGCCGACGGTTACTACCTCTATCGCGACCATATCGAAGCGAAAGCCGCGAATGGCGATGCGCCTGTCACATTGAACACCGTGGAAGGAACGAAGGAGGACGATCCCAATTTCGGGATCTCGGAAGTTTACTACAGCGAGGCAAAGGCGCACATCGCCCCCGGTTCGGCATCCGAAATCCTGCTGACCTATCAGGGCTGCAAGAAGGATTCGATCTGCTATCCGCCTGAAACCCGAAAGGTAAATCTCGACACGCTGGAGATCACGGCTGCCGCCTCGGGTTTCGGCCTGTTTGCCGAAATGCCGCAATCCGGGCCTGCTTCCGACAAGCCGGCGGAAGCGTCCGCCGGCGGCTTCAAAGTTTCGCAGGAAGCCGCTTCCGGCGGCATGATCGCTTCGCTGCTGAAAGATGGCGGCGCGCTTTGGGTGGTGGGAAGCTTCCTCGTCTTCGGGCTGCTGCTGGCCTTTACACCCTGCGTGCTGCCCATGTATCCGATCCTGAGCGCCACGCTCGCCCGCTCCGGCGAGACGCTGACGCCACGCCGCGGCTTTGCCCTGTCGCTCACCTATGTCGTCGCCATGGCAGCGGCCTTTGGCCTGCTCGGCATTGCGGCTGCATGGTCGGGCCAGAACCTGCAGATCGTGCTGCAATCGCCTTATGCGGTCGGCACGGTGGCCGTTATCTTCTTCATCCTCGCCCTTTCCATGTTCGGGCTTTTTGAAATTCAGCTTCCTTCCGCATGGGTCAACCGCATGGCTGGTGCCGGCAGCAGCCGGCGCGGCTCGCTGGGCGGTGCTGCCGCCATCGGCTTCACCTCCGCGCTGATTGTCGGCCCCTGCGTCACCGCTCCTCTGGCAGCAGCCCTACTTTACATCGCCCAGACCGGCGATGCAGTTCTGGGCGCGGCCGCGCTGTTCGCGCTTGGCCTTGGTCAGGGACTGCCGCTGATCGCCTTCGGCACATTCGGCAGCCGCGCCCTGCCGAAGACCGGCGGCTGGATGGAATATGTGAAGTATGTGTTCGGCTTCGTGCTGCTTGGCATGGCTATATGGATGGCATCGCGCCTGCTCGCGGCTCCCCTGACGCTCGCTCTGTGGGCGGCTCTTGCCATGACAGCCGCCGTGTTCATCGGCGCATTCGACACCCTCGGAAACGAAGCCACAGCAGTCCGCCGCCTGCGCAAGGGCGCCGGCATGGCCGTTGCGCTCTATGCGCTGATCCTCGGACTGGGCGCTGCATCCGGCGGCGGCGACCCCGCCCGCCCGCTGGCGCATTTCGGCATCGCGCAGCAGGCGGCCGCAACCACAGCGCCCGAATTCGCCAACATATCTTCCGCGCCGGAGTTGCATAGCGTGCTTGCCACCGCCGCTTCCGAAAAGCTCCCGACGCTGGTCTATTTCACCGCCGACTGGTGCGTAACCTGCGCCGGTATCGAGCGCGACGTGTTGCCGGCCCCGGAAGTGACGAACAATCTGTCCGACTTCCGCCGCATCAAGGTCGACCTGTCGAAGCTGGATGACGACAACCAGTCCCTGATGCGCGATCTGGCCGTGATCGGCCCGCCGACCATGATCTTCTTCGGAACCGATAATGCGGAAATCGACGGAACAAGGCTCGTCGGGGAGATCGACGTGAAATCGCTTGTCGCCTCGGCGGCACGGTCGGGAGAACAGGGCCTGACGCAATGA
- a CDS encoding thioredoxin family protein, with the protein MMALAGAGVLSSPTAAPAATYLIGSLSQYQAALDDLAKTKAVALVDVGAEWCAFCKVIDDKILPDRRVAKLMHGFGLLKIDITTMSDDNRALLRHLKVDGPPTVFIVDTRSGREHANTRSVGNFTTEHLIARLQAFTA; encoded by the coding sequence ATGATGGCGCTCGCCGGCGCTGGCGTGCTCTCCTCGCCGACTGCCGCCCCCGCCGCCACTTATCTTATCGGAAGCCTGTCCCAGTATCAGGCAGCGCTTGATGATCTGGCAAAGACAAAGGCCGTAGCGCTTGTCGATGTCGGTGCGGAATGGTGCGCCTTCTGCAAGGTTATCGACGACAAGATCCTGCCGGACCGGCGGGTGGCGAAGCTGATGCACGGTTTCGGCCTGCTGAAGATCGACATCACCACCATGTCAGATGACAATCGCGCCCTGTTGCGGCATCTGAAGGTCGATGGCCCGCCAACCGTTTTCATCGTCGATACGCGCAGCGGGCGTGAACACGCCAACACCCGTTCGGTCGGCAATTTCACGACCGAGCATCTGATCGCCCGCCTGCAAGCTTTTACCGCCTGA
- a CDS encoding amidohydrolase family protein, which produces MGISFGSKYSHLRHGFGCLCHSPMVAEINARLAGGASRRSVLRGIAAAVGAAAVGLPAFAAEGKPVLFKNVRIFDGKSSAYIEGRNVLISENRIESLVGQDETVTDADVIDCAGKVLMPGLIDAHWHSILAGISQIAAMTADIPYVHLVAAQEAERTLMRGFTTVRDVGGPSFALKRAIDEGRLAGPRIYPSGAMISQTSGHGDFRMRTDLPRTAQSNLSTAEAAGISAIADGVPEVLRRAREQLMLGASQLKIMVGGGVTSTFDPLDSLQFTEAEIRAAVDAASDWGTYVCSHVYTSAGIRRALDCGVKSIEHGQLADEETVQRIADAGAWWSLQPFLADEDSNPGGTPEQQAQRREIAEGTVRAFELGKKHNVNMAWGTDILFNPKGTAAQGRHLAKIARWFDNHEVLSLATSRNAALLALSGPRNPYRGRLGVIENGAIADLLVVDGDPLQDISVIADPENSLKLIMKDGRIHKNTLGA; this is translated from the coding sequence GTGGGCATCAGCTTTGGATCGAAATACAGCCATCTGCGCCACGGCTTCGGTTGCCTGTGCCACAGCCCGATGGTTGCTGAAATCAACGCGCGGCTTGCCGGTGGCGCGTCCAGACGATCGGTGCTGAGGGGCATTGCCGCGGCAGTCGGCGCTGCGGCGGTTGGATTGCCTGCCTTTGCTGCGGAGGGAAAGCCGGTGCTTTTTAAGAATGTCAGAATATTCGACGGCAAGTCCTCTGCCTATATTGAAGGGCGCAATGTTCTGATCTCGGAAAATCGCATCGAAAGCCTTGTAGGGCAGGATGAGACGGTGACAGATGCCGATGTGATCGACTGTGCCGGCAAGGTGCTGATGCCGGGCCTCATCGATGCGCACTGGCATTCCATCCTTGCCGGCATCAGCCAGATCGCGGCGATGACGGCGGATATTCCTTATGTGCATCTCGTTGCCGCGCAGGAGGCCGAACGGACGCTCATGCGCGGCTTCACCACGGTGCGCGACGTCGGCGGGCCGTCCTTCGCGCTGAAGCGGGCGATCGATGAAGGGCGGCTGGCGGGCCCGCGCATCTATCCGAGCGGCGCGATGATCTCGCAGACCTCCGGGCATGGCGATTTCCGCATGCGCACCGATCTGCCGCGCACGGCGCAAAGCAATCTCAGCACGGCCGAGGCGGCCGGCATATCCGCGATCGCTGATGGCGTGCCGGAAGTGTTGCGCCGCGCCCGCGAGCAGCTCATGCTGGGCGCCAGCCAGCTCAAGATCATGGTGGGCGGCGGCGTGACGTCGACCTTCGATCCGCTGGATTCACTGCAATTCACCGAGGCCGAGATCAGGGCGGCCGTCGATGCGGCGAGCGACTGGGGCACCTATGTGTGTTCCCACGTTTACACCTCCGCCGGTATCCGGCGGGCGCTTGACTGCGGCGTGAAGAGCATCGAACACGGCCAGCTCGCGGACGAGGAAACCGTGCAGCGCATTGCCGATGCGGGTGCGTGGTGGAGCCTGCAACCCTTCCTGGCGGATGAGGATTCCAATCCCGGCGGAACGCCCGAGCAGCAGGCGCAGCGTCGCGAGATCGCGGAAGGCACGGTGCGTGCATTCGAGCTTGGCAAGAAGCACAACGTCAACATGGCCTGGGGCACCGATATTCTTTTCAACCCCAAGGGCACTGCGGCGCAGGGGCGGCATCTGGCCAAGATCGCACGCTGGTTCGACAATCATGAGGTGTTGTCGCTGGCCACCAGCCGCAACGCCGCCTTGCTGGCATTGTCTGGTCCCCGCAACCCCTATCGGGGTAGACTGGGGGTGATCGAAAATGGCGCCATCGCCGACCTGCTTGTCGTGGATGGCGATCCGTTGCAGGATATCTCCGTTATTGCCGACCCCGAAAACAGTCTGAAGCTCATCATGAAGGATGGGCGCATTCACAAGAACACGCTCGGAGCCTGA
- a CDS encoding TlpA disulfide reductase family protein produces the protein MNAFTIGPLMFSPDRLAAILAIGTFLGGAEILARTVDSRFAGWSWRAALAFLIAARIGHVLRHFDGFAAEPWRVLAVWQGGFMIPAGIAGVAAITLLHLRRHPRLLLWTAVPAAAAAFMATLVIQLTAGVPPTPLPSGSYTSLAGAEVTPSTLTGKPMVINLWASWCPPCRREMPMMADVAATNEEAAFLFVNQGENEGTVQAYLEREGLTLDPVLLDGLGRFSRHYTTPGLPATLFIGADGRLRSVHMGEISREALLTGIGKLRDE, from the coding sequence ATGAACGCCTTCACCATCGGGCCGCTGATGTTCTCGCCGGATCGCCTCGCCGCGATACTCGCAATCGGGACGTTTCTGGGCGGCGCCGAGATTCTGGCCCGCACCGTGGACAGCCGCTTTGCCGGCTGGTCGTGGCGGGCGGCGCTCGCATTCCTGATCGCGGCGCGTATCGGCCATGTCCTGCGTCACTTCGACGGTTTCGCTGCCGAGCCATGGCGGGTGCTCGCCGTCTGGCAGGGTGGGTTCATGATCCCGGCCGGCATCGCCGGGGTGGCGGCGATCACGCTTCTGCATCTGCGCCGCCATCCCCGGTTGCTGTTGTGGACGGCAGTTCCGGCAGCGGCGGCAGCATTCATGGCCACGCTTGTCATCCAGCTCACCGCCGGCGTACCGCCAACGCCCCTGCCCTCCGGCTCCTACACCTCGCTGGCAGGCGCCGAAGTCACGCCCTCGACGCTCACCGGCAAGCCGATGGTGATCAACCTCTGGGCCTCGTGGTGCCCGCCCTGCCGGCGCGAAATGCCGATGATGGCCGATGTCGCTGCCACCAATGAAGAGGCTGCCTTCCTGTTCGTCAATCAGGGCGAGAACGAGGGCACCGTTCAGGCTTACCTCGAACGGGAGGGATTGACGCTCGACCCGGTCCTGCTTGACGGGCTTGGCCGTTTCTCGCGCCACTACACCACGCCCGGCCTGCCCGCGACCCTGTTCATCGGCGCCGATGGCCGGCTCCGCTCCGTTCATATGGGCGAAATTTCACGCGAAGCGCTGCTCACGGGCATCGGCAAGCTGAGGGACGAATAA
- a CDS encoding response regulator yields the protein MRLLIVEDDDILRDGLKVGLALAGFTTDAVGTCEAATAALDSTAFDAVVLDLMLPDGSGLDILKSLRSARNQIPVLLLTARDTVADRISGLDSGADDYLGKPFDLDEVAARLRALTRRSNGRSSADLKWGDLMLMPSSQTVEQAGRQVRLSRREFTILQSLMSHPGAILSRAQLEDKLYGWQEEVESNTIEVHIHHLRSKLGPGLIETVRGLGYRLGSEP from the coding sequence ATGCGGCTGCTGATCGTAGAAGACGATGACATTTTGCGCGACGGGCTAAAAGTGGGCCTGGCGCTTGCGGGCTTCACCACCGATGCGGTGGGCACCTGCGAGGCAGCGACGGCTGCGCTGGACTCGACCGCCTTCGATGCCGTCGTCCTCGACCTGATGCTGCCCGATGGATCGGGTCTCGATATCCTGAAATCGCTGCGCTCAGCCCGCAACCAGATACCAGTGCTGCTTCTGACGGCACGCGACACGGTTGCCGACCGCATCAGCGGTCTCGACAGCGGTGCCGACGACTATCTGGGCAAGCCTTTCGATCTGGACGAGGTCGCGGCAAGGCTGCGGGCGCTGACCCGCCGCTCCAATGGTCGCTCCAGCGCAGATCTGAAATGGGGCGACCTGATGCTGATGCCATCCAGCCAGACGGTCGAGCAGGCAGGGCGGCAGGTGCGCCTGTCGCGGCGCGAATTCACCATCCTTCAGTCCCTGATGAGCCATCCCGGTGCGATCCTGTCCAGGGCACAGCTGGAAGACAAGCTCTATGGCTGGCAGGAAGAGGTGGAGAGCAACACCATCGAGGTGCATATCCATCACCTGCGCTCCAAGCTGGGGCCGGGTCTCATCGAAACGGTGCGAGGGCTGGGCTATCGCCTCGGCTCGGAGCCGTAA
- a CDS encoding ATP-binding protein, with amino-acid sequence MRSMRTRLFAILILITGLVWLSAVAWIFFSTGAQLERVLDARLMEAARMVNSMVTKRALGAGEDASIPSVEMETHEAYNRQLSCQIWSLEGTLLSQSEGAPETRLSEDADGFSNTVINGETWRVYTVNNPQAGVRVMVGDRVYFRDHLVNSVIFGVLLPALLILPVLAGLIWLSVGRGLTPLSRIARELSMRPASDLHPIDAGGAASELQPVVKALNALFRRVSDARERERDFIAFAAHELRTPMSGLKTQAQVALASSDPAVQQNALSQIVVGVDRTGRLVRQLLDIASLEAGGEAVAPETFNAGGVVQSVADELVTQHAGGDAVIFVEPGLSAFSFTLPAELFRLAVRNLLENAVHHSPPGGRVFCRIAEEGEDVVLRIEDEGPGIPQEELPRVTERFFRGRFRSSVGSGLGLSIVETALDHAGARLDIRNRKQGGLSAAIIIPAGMAQKMSAAA; translated from the coding sequence ATGCGTTCCATGCGGACACGACTGTTCGCCATTCTCATCCTCATCACGGGTCTGGTGTGGCTGTCGGCTGTGGCGTGGATTTTCTTTTCCACCGGCGCGCAACTCGAACGGGTTCTCGATGCGCGGCTGATGGAGGCTGCGCGCATGGTCAACTCCATGGTTACGAAGCGTGCGCTGGGCGCAGGCGAGGATGCGTCGATCCCATCTGTCGAAATGGAGACGCACGAAGCCTATAATCGCCAGCTTTCCTGTCAGATCTGGTCACTGGAAGGCACTTTGCTCAGCCAGTCCGAAGGCGCTCCGGAGACGAGGCTGTCGGAGGATGCGGACGGCTTTTCCAACACCGTCATCAATGGCGAAACCTGGCGGGTCTATACGGTCAATAACCCACAGGCAGGCGTGCGGGTTATGGTTGGGGATCGCGTTTACTTCCGCGATCATCTGGTCAACAGCGTGATTTTCGGCGTGCTTTTGCCCGCATTGCTGATCCTGCCGGTGCTGGCTGGCCTGATCTGGCTGAGTGTCGGGCGCGGGCTGACCCCGCTCAGCCGGATTGCGCGGGAGCTTTCCATGCGTCCTGCATCCGACCTGCACCCGATCGACGCGGGCGGTGCGGCCAGCGAGCTGCAACCTGTGGTGAAAGCGCTGAATGCGCTGTTTCGGCGGGTGTCCGACGCCCGCGAGCGCGAGCGTGATTTCATCGCCTTCGCCGCGCATGAACTGCGCACGCCGATGTCGGGCCTCAAGACACAGGCGCAGGTGGCCCTTGCCAGCAGCGATCCGGCGGTTCAGCAAAACGCGCTGTCGCAGATCGTCGTGGGTGTGGATCGCACCGGCCGGCTGGTCCGGCAGTTGCTGGATATTGCCTCGCTGGAAGCCGGCGGTGAGGCCGTGGCTCCGGAAACCTTCAATGCCGGGGGCGTTGTACAGTCGGTGGCTGATGAGCTGGTGACGCAGCACGCTGGCGGGGACGCCGTCATCTTTGTCGAGCCCGGCCTTTCGGCCTTTTCATTCACGCTGCCGGCAGAGCTGTTCCGGCTTGCCGTGCGCAATCTGCTGGAAAATGCTGTGCACCATTCACCGCCCGGCGGGCGGGTTTTCTGCCGTATCGCCGAGGAAGGCGAGGACGTTGTCCTGCGCATTGAGGACGAGGGACCGGGCATTCCGCAGGAAGAACTGCCACGCGTGACGGAGCGCTTTTTCCGGGGCCGGTTCCGCTCATCGGTGGGCAGCGGGCTGGGGCTCAGCATCGTGGAAACGGCGCTGGACCATGCCGGAGCAAGGCTGGATATACGCAACCGTAAACAGGGTGGCCTCTCGGCCGCAATCATCATCCCGGCTGGCATGGCGCAGAAGATGAGCGCGGCGGCCTAA